In one Arachis duranensis cultivar V14167 chromosome 9, aradu.V14167.gnm2.J7QH, whole genome shotgun sequence genomic region, the following are encoded:
- the LOC107466069 gene encoding uncharacterized protein LOC107466069, translating into MELDGLDAILAQNKAMSQQIIAITQHLGGIRQTLRLTSSLTHSLFTPSGLRLQAFSSSPILQGCQGPHPLLSCASKSPSQLVRSFAVAHQDTNRPHSSRSPRRCRSQSSRRRRSHFSPSLSSPTRLSNLRSLVCAHLVVPPSSVVVSLVTGLNFDLQTFMMMKMLKVIKNKG; encoded by the exons ATGGAGTTGGATGGTTTGGATGCTattttggctcagaacaaggcCATGTCTCAACAAATTATTGCCATCACTCAACATTTGGGAG GCATTAGGCAAACTCTGAGGCTCACTTcgtcactcactcactcactcttcACTCCTTCAGGCTTGAGGCTTCAGGCCTTCAGCTCTTCTCCAATTCTCCAAGGCTGTCAAGGACCACATCCTCTGCTCAGCTGCGCCAGTAAGTCGCCGTCACAGCTCGTCCGATCGTTTGCCGTCGCTCACCAAGACACCAACCGTCCTCATTCATCTCGGTCGCCTCGCCGCTGTCGCTCACAGAGTTCACGTCGGCGTCGCTCCCACTTCTCGCCGTCACTGTCCTCGCCGACTCGCCTCTCCAATCTGCGGTCTTTGGTCTGTGCTCACCTTGTCGTCCCTCCTTCCTCCGTTGTCGTCTCTCTGGTGACTG gtttaaattttgatttgcaaACTtttatgatgatgaagatgttgaAAGTGATCAAGAATAAGGGTTGA